The segment GGTCGAAGCAACCCAAGCCGCCTGAGTTTCGCAGGCCCGTTTTCCTAAAGCCATCATCCATCCTTTGCAATGGGAAGGTCTTGCTGGAGAATAGCCGGGAGACGAGGGTTTTTCAACGGGCTGCTAGTGGTTAATCGACGGTATTGGACCTTAAATAGCGGACGAGTTCGATGATGACCACGGCAACTGTCCTCCAAGATTTGGAGATGATCAGACATGCAATACCAATCAAAAGTACTACCCCACATGCCAATTTAATTAACATCGCTTGAAAAAACAGTAACCCTGCCAATCCTGCTATCGATAATGACAAGTACAGCAGAACATCAGTCACCTTAGGTACTATCATCACAGACCCATTATCATCTTTTCAATCATCATTTCTTCACGAATCATTACTATGGTGATATTGTATGGATACATCCATAGGCGACGTTCTTGTTCAAGCAAGCTTGTTGTCTCCAGAAACCACAGCCAGCTCTTGCCATGCGAAAGCCGGTTGGCTAATCCGGAATCGAGGCAACGAAATTGCGGTTCGATTCTTCAAAGTCGCCGTCTCCACACGACTCTACAAAAGTGCGGAGCTTCGCTACATGCTTGTAGTCAAACAGCCTCGCCAGTTCGTCCAATTCGTCCCATATCCCCGAATCGATAAGCTCTAAAAGAACGGCACTGAGAAACTGCTGGTAGGTTGCCCCAAGCGGTTCATCTGATTCGCTTCCGTAGTAGTAGCGAACGAATAACTCACGGTTCGAGTCATAAGCCACGACTGCTTCGAGATTCGTCTCCCAAAGCGGGATATAATCGTGGCACGCAGGAAGCCTTTTGGCCAAATCCGGCAGCAACTCATAGTAACGCTTCACCGGTTCGCAAGTTCCGACCAATGCAATCGGGATGTCTCGGTGGGTGATTCGCTCAAAGACGTGGGGCAATCCCATCCGACTGAGTTCTGCTCGTGCTTCATCTGGATTATTTATCATTTCATGCCTCACCGTGGAGCAAGAGGGTACGACATGTCAAGGTCCATTCGATGCAGCGGGTTTATCGGCTGGAAATAGATGTCGAGTGGAGCCTCGACAGGTCGAATCGTGGTTCGCAGGTGGATCAGTTCGTGTAAGTCCTGTGTCACCGGGAACAACTGCCGGGGGTCGAGTGCATGGAATGAATGGTCGGCCATGTGCCAATTCCAATGATGGATACGCTCAAAGGAATAGCCGGGGAATGCCTCGCCTGCCTGAGCCGCTGATTCCACCCTTCGAGCAAAACTCGCACGAACAGAGTTAAACGTATTTCTCGCTTGTGTAGCGGTCGGAGTCCCTCCAGCTTCAACGACGTTGAGGTATTCCCTCAATGCCCGTCCCGTTCTCCCTGAACCACCATAAAGCTCACGAATTGAGTCTTCCCACATGCGATGCAATCGAGCATCTTCGACAATTGACCTTGCACCGAGACTGCTGGGCGTGATTCCTCTTGGGGCTATTCTAGCAAGCCCAGCTAATTCATCAATCTCATCGACAGAACGGATGACTCGGACAACTGGACCTCCGAAGTTGGGTGCCATTCCCAGGGAAACTGCGTTTACCAGTAGGCTCCCTGCGGTAGCCCACGACTTTCGGACAGTGGCGGGCCAGTTGTTATACGCCGCTAGGGCCGGGGCGTGTTCGGCTTCGTATTGGTCGGGCGACTTGTAGCCCAGCGTCTGGTGAAGTCGCTTGCGATTATAAAACGTTTCAATGTACTCGAACACGCTCAGCCGGGCGTCTGCCAGCGTCTCGTACTCGCGATGCTTCGTCCATTCGTGCTTGAGCGACCAGAAGAATCACTCGGCCACGGCGTTGTCGTAGCAGTTACCGCGACGACTCATCGAGCACGTAATTCCCAGCGTCCGCAGCTTGCGTTGATACGCGTCGCTAGTTTATTGGCCAACGCGATCGCTATGATGCAGAAGCTCGCCACGCAGCGCCCTGGGCAACCTGGCCCCTAGGGAATTCGCTTCATCTGGCCAGACTAGCCTGGCCAGATGAAGATCCTGGATCTTCTCACTTGAGCTGGTACAGAAAAAGGGAGCGGTTCAACCTTTGGTTATCCCCTCTCCATTAGGATTGCCATGCGCTAATCGGCGATAATTGACGCTTGCCAAAGTTAACACCGTCAGGTGTGCCGCCCCAGAAAAGACAACACGGCAGGCCGTGGAAGCCTGCCAAGTTGCAACCCTTCAAACCGGCACAGCCTGCGAAGATCGTGATGCAGAAGCCGAAGGGACTTATGTAGCGACTTCGTGATAGAACCTTGGGTTGTTTGCCAGTTCGGTTACGAATGTAAGAAGGTTTTCGCTGATTACATCACCAAACGGCCAACAAACTTGGCCTTCTCGCATTACGAGATACAGTCGGTCGCCAACCTCAAAGAAAGGCAGTTCTCCATCGTCGAAACCTTCGCTTGGCAAAATGTCCTCGTCTTCGCCAAGGAGCAGTTCGGCGATTTCATCAGGATCAAGAAACCGATTGATGTAGTTGAACCCGGTTCTTGACGTGTCGCTTTGCGAAGCCTTCAAGAATCCGCTTCCAATCTCGCTAAAGAACTCTCGTAGCTGCTCTGGAAAAGGGTTTCCCATTCGACGCTCTGCACTCTCGATGTCTTCGGCGGAAACCGGGAAACGGACGTTGGGAAAATCTGGTTCCCCAGTTCCGTCTCGCATAATGCTTGTCAGAAAATGAAACATGTGATTTCCCTTGGTCAATCAATATTCTCCAGCAGTTGCCGCAGTGGACTTCCAGAACGGTGTATTCCGCCTTGATGCTGTCCCGGAAAACGAGCGGGGTGAATATTCCACCACTCCGCAGGACCACCCAGTTCGTTCTCAATTACGTGGTGGGCGTCGTATGGGTCGCCCTTCAGTCGAGAAAACCCCGGTTTCCCGTTCTTCTTCGGAAGATTCTCAGTGTATCTCGGCCAACTCTGCCCTGTCTGGCGTTCCCATTCAGCGATTAAGTCATCCTTGACGCTGTCGAATTGGCGTCTGTGACGAGCCGTATCAGCCTTTGACAGTTTGCTGTAACGCTGACTCCGAAGGTTATCCTTAAGAAGCTCGACCTGCCTCGAATGTAGCTTGCGACCTGTCTGGACTTCGATGTCTCGCACATAGCTGCGAATTCCCTGAGGGAGCGTTCCACTTGTTGGGGCAAGGCTTTAACTCATGACTTTGGAAACAACCGATTTAAAGAACTCGCTAAACGAATCATGCCGCCTTTCGAAGTCGGTCTCGCCCTCCATATAGTAATAAACGCCCGTTTCGTTCACGAAATAGAATTGATACCCCTGATGCATAACGAAAACAACCGAACCTCTTGGGATCGTAGTCGCATTGCTCTCGCTAATTAACTCATTTGCAGCTTCCAGAAGGTCTGGTAGCTGATTGTAGGTGAAGTCACTACCTCTCATGAAGTCATCGACTCCGTGACCGCAAGTTAGCAAAAACAATTTATAATCGTCTGGCAACGTCGTTTTCAGCGTCTCCTCCAGCATTTCGATTTCCGAAACGGAACAGCCAGTCGCGTTGCGACCGTCGGCAAAACGTGCCAGTATTGATGCAAACTCTTCCATAGTCATAGTCATCAGGAGCCGTCCACAAGAATTAGGTGAATGTTTGGAAACTTCTCACGGAATTGACGAATCACATCCGTGCATGAATCACAAAACGGAAGCTCAGACACCAGCTTGATAGTGCCTGAATCACCTGGTTTCAATTTTCGAGCGAGATTCTCAAGAACGAACACTTCAGCATCGAACGCCCGATCAAAATCATCAATGCCAGTTTTGAAGATCCGGTCCCCAGGCATGATCGCTCCTGGGGTGTTCTTTCCGCTGACACCTACGATCTCGCCGATGCTCTTCCCACCAACATGGCCTTCCGCAAACGCCACGTTTCGATTTTTACCTATGTGTCGAATGGTCGATCGAATTTCAGCGAACCGAGCAGTGTCAGCCACACTGAATGCTCTGTTTGGGGCTATTCTAGCAAGCCCAGCTAATTCATCAATCTCATCGACAGAACGAATGACTCGGACAACTGGACCTCAGAAGTTGGGTGCCATTCCCAGGGAAACTGCGTTTACCAGTAGGCTCCCTCCCGCTAGCGACCTTTCCCACCAATTGGAATCGGGGTGAAATAGAACCCAAAAGTCCATACCTTCTCCGAATCCAGGGATAATGCCTCCCACAATGGTGCCCCCAGTGAGAATCGCGTTCCAACCCCTTTCTTCCGCACCTTGCGATTTGTAGAAATCTTGAAGGGTCAAGAATTCGGCATTGGGAGAAAGTTCCGTTAACGAGCCGGAGTCAAAAGAAAATGGATTTCCTATCGGCGGGTGGCGCTGGCGAATGCAACCGCTCGGTGTGCCACGGTGCCTCTGGCCCGTGTCTTGAATAGTAGAGATATGGTTTGCCAGCAATCAAGAAGCCTGGAGTTCGATTGTCATTTGCTTCTCGGGAATCGTTGCCAACTTCTTCTTCCAGGCTTAAGCTTCTAGGAATCGAAACCGTAGCTAGGCCCGGGCAAGATGCCCGGGGCACCCGGCGTTTTGTAGTAGCAAACCGTTCAGCAAACTCTGGTGCGTCGAGACGCACCCTGCGGGACTTATTCGATCGGGGTTCTTTCTTCTCTTGCTGAAGCGGATGCCTGCTTGGTATTTCGCAGGCTGCTTGAATCTGGCGGCAAAAATGGCTTAGGTCTCTGGTTCGTTTTCCGGGCTCAGAGTACACTACCCCTGCGGGGGTAACGCCGTTTATTGCGGGGTTCGCGGTTAAGAAACTGGGGCGAGCAACGAATAGCGGGTAAGTTCCTTTCGATTATCTAGTGACAAGAAGAGCTGGGAGAATGCCGCGTGGAACAGATGCCTTTTGGAACCAATAGTTTCGCTGAGAATCCAGAGCCACGCGTGCCGTGTGTTTTGATCCTTGACGTGTCCTCCTCGATGATGGGGCAACCGATTCAGGAGCTGAACAACGGGCTCATTGCCTACAAAGATGAGTTGTCGGCGGACAGCCTGGCGTCGAAGCGGGTCGAAGTTTCGGTGATTACGTTTGGCTCGGAAGTGAAGACGGTCTGCGATTTTACGACGGCGGACTACTTCATTCCGCCAACGCTGCGCGCGGAAGGCCTGACCCACATGGGGCAAGCGGTCGATCAAGCCATCGACGCGTTGGAAGCGCGAAAAAGCGAATATCGCGCCAACGGGATCGCCTATTACCGGCCTTGGATGTTTCTGGTTTCCGATGGGGCTCCGAACGATCCGAATTGGGAAGCGGCCGCCGCGCGAGCTGTGGAAGCAGAAAAAGCCAAAGCTTTCAAAATGTTCTGCGTGGGGGTCGAAGGTGCCGATCTGCAAACCCTCGGGAAATTTAGCCAGAGCGATCCGGTCAAGCTCGACGGGCTGCGCTTTCGCGATATGTTTCTCTGGCTGTCCAGCTCGCAGCAATCGGTTTCACGCTCTACGCCTGGCGATTCGGTTCCGCTCGAAGATCCAACCTCAGGCCCCAACGGTTGGGCTTCAATCGACTAGGTGTATGCATGTGGAAAGTCGTGTTCGACAGCGTGATTGGCAAGTCTCACGTAAACTCTGGCCTGCCTTGCCAAGATGCTTGCCGTGTTGTCAATCTAGAATCTGAGCTCGATCGGTTGCTGGTTGCGTGTGTCGCGGACGGAGCAGGCAGTGCTTCGCACTCTGACGAAGGGGCCACGCTTGCCTGCGATACGTTCGTCAAGTTAATGCAGGAAGCGAATCTTGACTTGGCCAATTCAGAAACCGACTGGGGGGCGCTAGTCCAAAGTTGGATAAGCGAAATTCGCGAAAAGCTTGATCAACGCGCGGTTGAGTTGGGCGTTCCGGTGCGGCAACTGGCTTGTACGTTTCTGGCGGCGGTGATCGGCAACGAGAGGGCTCTGTTTCTGCAAATCGGTGATGGAGCGATTGTCAGAAATAGTGCGGATGGCTATAGCACCCTGTTTTGGCCGCAATCGGGCGAGTATGCCAACACCACCAATTTCTTGACCGAAGCCAACTTCAGCGAGCAGCTCGAGTTCAAGCTGCTGGAAGAACGCGTTGATGAAGTGGCGTTGTTCACCGACGGTTTAGAGCGTTTGGTCCTGAAGTTCGAGGATCAATCGGTGCATGCCCCGTTCCTGACTCCCTTCTTCGCCTCGCTTCGCCAGACCGAGAATCCGGATCAGTTCTTCGAGCCGTTACGCGACTTCCTTGGCTCTGAGGCGATCAACGAGCGGACCGATGATGACAAGACGCTGATCTTGGCGACTCGATTGGAGTAGCTTTCGCGCCATGACCTATGTCGATGTCTACGGGAAGCCCGTCCGACTTGGGCGAAAGTTGGGAACCGGCGGCGAAGGCTCTGTCTTTGAAATCGAAGGGCAACACGCTTACGTTGCCAAGATCTATCACCAGCCTGCCGCAGCGGACAAGGCCGTTAAATTAGACCTGATGGTGAAGCACGCGCCAGCGCAAGTCGCTTCGTTTGCCGCGTGGCCGCAAACCACCTTGCACCGTCAACCAGGCGGCCCCACGGTAGGCTTGGTGTTGCCTCGGATTGATAACGCGTACGAGATTCACGAGCTGTATAGCCCGGCGCATCGCAAGAGCAAATTTCCTAATGCCGATTGGCGTTTCCTCATTCGCGTCGCCCTGAACTGTTCGGTCGCGTTTGAAGCCCTGCATGAAGCTGGCATTGTGGTGGGAGATGTCAATCAAGGGAACTTGTTCGTCACCTCCAATGCGCTGGTTCGCCTGATCGATTGCGATTCGTTTCAGTTTAGCGCGCAAGACCAACTGTTTCTTTGTCCGGTGGGGGTCGGGCATTTTGTGCCGCCAGAGCTTCAATCGTTGAATCTTTCGAGCGTGACGCGGACGACCAATCACGATAACTTTGGCCTGGCGGTGATGCTTTTTCATCTGCTGTTCATGGGACGGCATCCTTTCTCGGGGCGTTATTCCGGCCAGGGAGACATGCCGATTGAACAAGCGATTAGCGAATTCCGGTTTGCCTATGGAACCAATGCGGCTCGCTTCCAAATGGCTCCGCCCCCTAACACGATAACCTTGGCACAAGTTCCGCGACAAATTGCCCTTCTTTTTGAAAGAGCGTTCGTCAACGGTTCCGAAAATCCGCAGGCCCGGCCCACGGCAGCGGAATGGTCGCAAGGCTTGAAACGGCTGGAAGACAACATCGCGGCCTGTCCCACCGACCCGGGGCATTACTACTCGAACCATCTAACCCTTTGTCCCTGGTGCAAGATTGTGGACAACGGGGGGCCGAATCTTTTCATTTCGGTCTCGATCGGCTCGATCATTGGGCGCAGCTCGCATTTCGACATGGATCGAAGCTGGGAGCGCATCACGGAAGTCGCGCGGCCGGAGCAATACTTTCCCTTAAGAATTCCTCCGCCGACGCAGAAGATTGTTCCCCGAAAAGTTGAGCAAGAGAAAGATCCCAATCGCCTTATCCGTTCTGGCCTAGGCTGGCTGGCCCTGATTTGTTTGGTCATTTCACCGGCAGGCTTGTTCAATTATTTAATTGCGATTTTCACCCTGCCCCTGTTCGCCATTTATGGGGCCTGGTGGGGCTACCTGACCGCCAAGTCACCCCGGTTCAAAATTAGAAAAGCCCGCTACCAAGCGCTCGAGCACGCCCGGCACGAGAGAGATCGCTTGTTGCTAGATCGCCAGGACCAAATCGACCAGGCCACCGAGGCGTTCGACGACGCCTTCGATGTGCTCCGACAGGTGAAAGCGAGATATGCGAACTTAGAAGCGCAGCGAATCCAGGAATTAAATCAGCTACAGCAGGAAGCCAAGCAGCGGCAATTAGACGACTATTTGCAAAATTGTTTTCTCAGTGCTGCGCGAATACCGGGTATCGGCCCAGGCCGCTTAGCCGCGCTCGAATCGTATGGCGTTGATTCAGCATTCGAGATTCAAAAAGACCTCCTGCAATTGGTCCCCGGTATTGGGCCAGACCTAACCAATCGCTTACTGGCCTGGAGGTCACAGAAAATTAGGGAGTTCCGCTACTCAGCAGCCCGCGGCGTCCCCCGAGCAATCCTCGACCACGTCGAACTGAAGCACGCCCAAGCAAGGCTACAGCTCGAACAGCAAATCAAACACGGCCCCGCCAAACTAAACAAGATCCGGCAAGAGACCTCCGCAGTCATTACCCGAATCGACGCAGCCATCGCCCGCGCCACCCTAGAAGTAAAGCAGCGCGAAGCCGATTGGAAAGAATGCCAATTACCCTACGCAAAATGGATGCGAAGCCACACCAAATGAAACCACGAACTGCGATAACCCCGGGTGCCCGGCGAGAAGGACCAACCTGAATGTAAGTCCCATGCTCACGCGGACGTGAGCATGGCACCCGGCCCGTGCCATTCACCCCCGTCCCCTTTTCCTCCGCCGGCCAAATTGGCTGCACTTGTCCGAGATACAGAAAGACAATTCATGATCAGCCGCACACGTAATTCACACTGCTGGGAGCAGCAGTGGCACACCATGGCAGGTGGAACAATGTGGATAACTTATACACTGCAAACCAGCCTTCTTATTTTCCGCGGCGTAACTCCTCTCGTTTGTGAATCTCTTCCATTGCTTCGTCGGCATCAATACAACGAGTCCCCTTGAATGGCAAACCCAGGTCAAACTCCGCCCTCACGTAACCCTTTAGTGGCATGTCATAAAAGTCGCTATCCGATACCCAGCCAGCATCGCAATCGATATGTGTAAACATGAAGCGCATTATAGCAGCACTCATGATGTCACTATCGATCAGGCCACGAACAGCAGTCTCTTGTCCATCGCCTAATACACTTCCAAGGGAAACAATGGTTTTATGTGTTCTACATATCAGTATAATATCCATTGTCGAATAGTCCTAATTGTATGTTTCCGGATGTTAAGGCCAAATCTGGTTAGCAAGTGGATCTACAATACATATTCGAAGTTTTTCTCCGAATCCTGATAGATAAAGTTTTTCCGCTTTTTCTGCAAGCTCTTTCATTCTCTGCCGAGCGCGGGATTTTGGGCGTGCTCTTCTACGACCTGAATGAATACGTCGCGGAGGGCAATCTGCGTCTTTTCAATATCCGACATTCCACGTCCAATTTGATCTGCTTCATCCATGAGCTTCGACCAGAAGTTTGATAATTGTCCTTTGAAGACACTGACCTCTCGTTCAATAAGCTTGCCATCGACGGTCTTTGCCAGGGTGCCATGTTCACGTCTTCGTGAGCATGCTGCGGGATCATGCCGAGTCTTTTTCGACACTGCCTTACGCCTGGCGAGAAGGACAAACCTGAATGTAAGTCACATGCTCACGCGGACGTGAGCATGGCACCCTGGCAAGGTCAGGCCATTGTCAGTAAATGAAGTCCACGGCGTAGTCCTTCCAAGTAAGCGCATTGAGACTCTCGACATTCTCCAGCGAAAGCAAGGGCCACTCTTTTTCCTGAAGCCACGTGACGACAAGATGACTTCCATCAGAAGTCTCGCTTTTCTTCGACAAGCTTCTACAGACAGCGTGAACTGTAACTTTGGGAAGCGGCGTTGCCAAATCTGATTCGTAAGAGGAGAAGAAAAGGTGTCAGGACTCTTTTTTTTCTCCGCTCGACCCGTGACATACCACTCAAATGGGTAGAACAATGCGGGCCGACTTCAGTTACGATGCGGAAGATGCGTACCAGTTCACCTCCATCAGCGTACCCGTCCGGTCAACCGCATCTTCCCACCCATGGTAGCCTGATTTCATCGACAGGTGTTTCATGTTTGAGCGTGGAGGAGTGGACGATGGCGAAGGGGCCGCGGCGGGATTTATCTAAGGAGCGGGGTTGGCGGGAGGTGATTTCCGGCCAGGCGAAGAGCGGGCTTTCGGTGCGGGCGTTTTGTTTGCAGCGGGGTGTTTCGGAAGCTTCGTTTTATGCTTGGCGGCGGGAGTTGGCTCGGCGGGATGACGTGGCGGGCGAAGCGTCGCCGCGAGCTGATCGACCCAGCCGTGCATGGCAGCAAGAAACTGGCCTGTGTCGAGCCGGGCAAACACGCGGCCGAACGTGTCATGGCTGGGAACGCCATGCTCCAACTTGACGTATCGCCGGAACCAATCCCGCTTCGCGTTGGCGAATCGCTCGACATCGGCCCAACTGTTGGCTCCGCAAATCGTGGCCGTGAGAGCCAGAAAAATCATTTCGAGCAGGTCATGGTTCTTGCCCCGATCAGCTCGCGGATCGGTAACCTTTACAAACTGTTTGTAAATCAGAGCAGCAGGCCCAGACATCGTTCCCTCACCATGCCAGCAAAAACAGCCGTCACCCATCGACGGCTTGACGAATCGGAGAACAGGGCAATCTTTGAACCGAAACGACTGCAACGTGCGATTGCCCTGGGGGCATGGGCAGGGCGATTGCGCCATGATGGGTGATCTGCGGCACTTTGACAATGGCAATCAGGCGTTTCTGTGAAAGAGGAAGTTGCGGCCTGATGCGGTTTTGCTGGGATGCGTTTCATGTCGTCACGTTCGCCGATTTCCATTGTAGAGTGCTTCGCCGATTTGACCGAACCACGGACGCGTAAGGTGACGTATCCGCTGGTCAATATTGTGACGATGTCCCAGTGTGTCTGGCTTGGTGTCGCGGGACCTGGCCTCGATTTGTTGACCATTAAGCCGCGAAATGATGCAATGGGTGAAACAGAACTTAAGAACAGGAAAGACGACGTTGGAAGTGGAGGCACATTGCACGACGTTTGTCCTGGCCTTCGTCTTCTTCACGCAAATCGAAGTATTCCTATGAGACATTCAAATTGCCTGTTTTGGGGTGTGGTCGCCATTGGGATTGGATGCATGATTCCTAGCCAAGCCAAGTCCGACATGCCTCCCCAGGAGGAATCTCGCCCAGTTGCTTTAAAGCCGGCCCCTGACTCTGAGAAGGAGGTGGAATGTCGCGTCCTCGACATGAGCACCGGGAAAATAACGACCGTGAACGGACGTCAAGTCGTGTACATGTCGGGAAAAATCGTTCGCCCAGACACCACGCCCCATAACTATCCAATTCCAGTGAGCGTCTTTTCTTATGAAGGCACTCACTGGATTGGCATGACTGGCGACCTGTACATCTATCGCAAGGGCGACTTCATCGGCATGGCAATGATTGGTGGAGGGATCTCTTGGCTTGACAACCTTGCGAGCAATCGTCCGAACGGCACGCTTAAAGATGATATCGCGGCGTTTCAGAGGGATGTGCCGATAGGGCGACTTTTCCACGTGTTTCTGCGTAAGTGGGGACGTGATTCCGCTCCGGAGGAGCCCAATTGCCGAACGAATTTCAGCGATGTCATTCCCGATCCGTATCTCTATTATCTGTTATCAAATCCTCCCGGAAGTGCGACAATTGCGACGGCCAAGTTCGTGTCCGCCGCTGTTGATGGTAAATTGCTAAAAGTTACGGTTTCCGACCAAACCGCTGTGATGTCTCCTAGCCTCTGGATTGACCTGGACACCAAAAAAGCAGTCAAAGCCGAGAATTACGAGTATGACCCCGATGCCAAGGATCGGGAGATAAAGAAACAAGCGTTGAAAAGTATTGGAATCGAGAATTGATCGTTATTGATTTCTGCGCCACCAATCGAATGGGGGCGACCAACGGAAGCCCCAGGGATAAAAGGGGCCAGGACTGAATCGAACGAGCTTAAGTTCTAACTCATTGTCGCCTCCCCGCTTCTGATCAACTTCCGGGCTGACTGCAGGAGCTTGTACGGTTTCAGGCGGCGTTTGATCTGGCGGGGTTCTTTGCGATTGGCACGACCAGAGCCAAGCAAACCGGTTTAGCGACCGCCTATCCCAGCGAAAACAAGCTGGTGCCCGGCTTCTGATTTCGCATAAAATGCAAGCTGCAACGCTGAACCCTGAGTAAGAAGTTGCCTGCCGGTGGTGGGACTTCGTGCGGGCCGACGTGTAAGAGCATCGCTACCAGCTCTGCGCGTGTCGTGAAGAGTTAACGCTTTATAGGTTACAACAAAGGAGTGTAAATCGTGTTAGCAAGGACGTTGATCTTGTTGTCGGTGTTCGCTCTGATGACGCTCGGTTGTCAGGCCTCGCGAGAGTCCGAAGTGCCCAGCGCCGAAAGCGTAAAAATAGAAGATCTCTTTTCGCTTTCGGTGTCGCTGCCGGATGCGATTCTGCAAGGCGGGCCATGTGTGGCAACGGTGACGGTTACCAACGTTTCGCCAGGAAAGGCGAGTATCGCGTATGCGGCGGACGGCAAGGACATCGGCATCACCCTTACCGATGCCCGAAAGGCCCGCGTCTCTCCTAATGATCGCGGCAAGGAGCTTCTCCTGCCATCAGGCGGTATCGATGGCTCTGCAGGAATCAAGTCGCTTCAGCCGGGCGAGAGCTATGCCTGGAAGATCGATGTGGCGGAGTGCTTTGATTTAGCCCCTGGCAAATACCACGCCGATTTTTCCTGCTTGCTGCAAAACTCTTTCCAGCAAACCAGCTTTGCGGTGCTGCCCATCGGTGGTTAGTGCCATCCTCCTCATTTCGTAAACCCAAAAGGAGTCAAGATATGCAGCTAATGCTCTATGCGGTTGCCGCCCTCACACTTCTTGGGTCGCCGTTAAGCCTTCCCAAAAGTGCTTTATGGACTTCAATAATCCAAATTTTTAACGAGAAAGGAGAAATGGAATCGGGAATTCTTAAGCCGAAAGATATCTACTCCTTTTCGGTCTCAGTGCCTGAGAAAGCCAAGGTGGGTGAACCCTGTATCGCAACCGTTACGATCACCAACATTTGGTCTCAAAATGCCAAGATTCCGTTCCATTCCCTTGGGCCTAATCTAGGTGCATCTATCCTTGATGCAAAACAGAATTCAGTTCCTCGCACTGAAAAAGCCAGGCGCCTTTTGCTGCCAGAAAATGGATGGGACTATTCTCTTGGTTTAAAGGAGTTGTCCCCTGGTCAAAAGCTTGTTTGGCAAGTTGATCTCGCTGAATGTTTTGAATTGAGCCCTGGGCGGCATACAGCTGATTTCACCCATTTGCTTTTTAT is part of the Bremerella cremea genome and harbors:
- a CDS encoding IS3 family transposase — translated: MADARLSVFEYIETFYNRKRLHQTLGYKSPDQYEAEHAPALAAYNNWPATVRKSWATAGSLLVNAVSLGMAPNFGGPVVRVIRSVDEIDELAGLARIAPRGITPSSLGARSIVEDARLHRMWEDSIRELYGGSGRTGRALREYLNVVEAGGTPTATQARNTFNSVRASFARRVESAAQAGEAFPGYSFERIHHWNWHMADHSFHALDPRQLFPVTQDLHELIHLRTTIRPVEAPLDIYFQPINPLHRMDLDMSYPLAPR
- a CDS encoding SMI1/KNR4 family protein; this translates as MFHFLTSIMRDGTGEPDFPNVRFPVSAEDIESAERRMGNPFPEQLREFFSEIGSGFLKASQSDTSRTGFNYINRFLDPDEIAELLLGEDEDILPSEGFDDGELPFFEVGDRLYLVMREGQVCWPFGDVISENLLTFVTELANNPRFYHEVAT
- a CDS encoding SMI1/KNR4 family protein, whose product is MTMTMEEFASILARFADGRNATGCSVSEIEMLEETLKTTLPDDYKLFLLTCGHGVDDFMRGSDFTYNQLPDLLEAANELISESNATTIPRGSVVFVMHQGYQFYFVNETGVYYYMEGETDFERRHDSFSEFFKSVVSKVMS
- a CDS encoding deaminase domain-containing protein codes for the protein MADTARFAEIRSTIRHIGKNRNVAFAEGHVGGKSIGEIVGVSGKNTPGAIMPGDRIFKTGIDDFDRAFDAEVFVLENLARKLKPGDSGTIKLVSELPFCDSCTDVIRQFREKFPNIHLILVDGS
- a CDS encoding vWA domain-containing protein; the encoded protein is MPFGTNSFAENPEPRVPCVLILDVSSSMMGQPIQELNNGLIAYKDELSADSLASKRVEVSVITFGSEVKTVCDFTTADYFIPPTLRAEGLTHMGQAVDQAIDALEARKSEYRANGIAYYRPWMFLVSDGAPNDPNWEAAAARAVEAEKAKAFKMFCVGVEGADLQTLGKFSQSDPVKLDGLRFRDMFLWLSSSQQSVSRSTPGDSVPLEDPTSGPNGWASID
- a CDS encoding PP2C family serine/threonine-protein phosphatase, giving the protein MWKVVFDSVIGKSHVNSGLPCQDACRVVNLESELDRLLVACVADGAGSASHSDEGATLACDTFVKLMQEANLDLANSETDWGALVQSWISEIREKLDQRAVELGVPVRQLACTFLAAVIGNERALFLQIGDGAIVRNSADGYSTLFWPQSGEYANTTNFLTEANFSEQLEFKLLEERVDEVALFTDGLERLVLKFEDQSVHAPFLTPFFASLRQTENPDQFFEPLRDFLGSEAINERTDDDKTLILATRLE
- a CDS encoding helix-hairpin-helix domain-containing protein, translated to MTYVDVYGKPVRLGRKLGTGGEGSVFEIEGQHAYVAKIYHQPAAADKAVKLDLMVKHAPAQVASFAAWPQTTLHRQPGGPTVGLVLPRIDNAYEIHELYSPAHRKSKFPNADWRFLIRVALNCSVAFEALHEAGIVVGDVNQGNLFVTSNALVRLIDCDSFQFSAQDQLFLCPVGVGHFVPPELQSLNLSSVTRTTNHDNFGLAVMLFHLLFMGRHPFSGRYSGQGDMPIEQAISEFRFAYGTNAARFQMAPPPNTITLAQVPRQIALLFERAFVNGSENPQARPTAAEWSQGLKRLEDNIAACPTDPGHYYSNHLTLCPWCKIVDNGGPNLFISVSIGSIIGRSSHFDMDRSWERITEVARPEQYFPLRIPPPTQKIVPRKVEQEKDPNRLIRSGLGWLALICLVISPAGLFNYLIAIFTLPLFAIYGAWWGYLTAKSPRFKIRKARYQALEHARHERDRLLLDRQDQIDQATEAFDDAFDVLRQVKARYANLEAQRIQELNQLQQEAKQRQLDDYLQNCFLSAARIPGIGPGRLAALESYGVDSAFEIQKDLLQLVPGIGPDLTNRLLAWRSQKIREFRYSAARGVPRAILDHVELKHAQARLQLEQQIKHGPAKLNKIRQETSAVITRIDAAIARATLEVKQREADWKECQLPYAKWMRSHTK
- the tnpA gene encoding IS66 family insertion sequence element accessory protein TnpA codes for the protein MAKGPRRDLSKERGWREVISGQAKSGLSVRAFCLQRGVSEASFYAWRRELARRDDVAGEASPRADRPSRAWQQETGLCRAGQTRGRTCHGWERHAPT